Below is a genomic region from Ictalurus punctatus breed USDA103 chromosome 12, Coco_2.0, whole genome shotgun sequence.
TGTACATCCTAGACCGATTTAGATAGTAAAGTTTTATTGACTGCAACATTTTTGCAACTCCATTACTCCAACGAATCATAAAGAGTAAAAATCCAATATAACATCTATGGGTGCATCGATACTGATACTGTTTCTTTAAGAACTGATACAATGTGACACGATGTGACATCGACAGATGTTGCAAAAATGACAGcaatgtgcaaatatttcacGATTAATGGCAAGCAGTGCAAACCAGACCTCAAACTGCTTTGTGAAACTATCGAGAGCATCTCCCTACAATAGaagtaacctgataaaacatcttAATCCGTTTAAACATTATCTTGAATAGAGAGTGTGAGAGCTGCTGACATGAGCGTGCAGAGCAGAATCGGTGAGCGTAGTCTTTTAAAATGAGCGTACCGTACCGTGTGTTGCATACACACAAAGGTATTCAGATCTTGAGTGTGGAGCAGTGAAGCGAGTGTGCAGAGAAACTGTTTGGTGAGCACTTCAGGTCTACGAGCACTGAGATACACAGACTTCTTTCACCAGGGTCCACAATTTGCTCGTGACTCAAGGTGCAATTCACGGCCGCTTGAGCTCATCTTAGGCTACGTCCACATTAATACGGATGaatctgaaaactgcattttcattttccaAAAGATCGCTCGTCCACACTGAAGCGTCTGAAAATGCTTACATCCCTATACTGGGCATGCGTAAAAACATAACGCGCTGTAGAGCATCGTCTAccgtcttgtttgttttgagttgaatgggtcCCATGACTAAAAATACCTCATTGGTTTTGAATATCTCCGTTTTCTCGGGCCACACTACAACGCGGAAATGGCGTCTTCCGATTTATCCACTGGAGAGAGTTGCTCAGTTTTCGCTGGACGAAAAAAAACGCCCTCTCAGCGTGGACGGAAGTCCGAAACGTAGCGAAAAGGATGCGTTTTCAAATTCATCCGGATCAATATGGACGTAGCCTTGAATGTAAAACTCAGCATGGGGAGTTCATTGTTAGCAGCACATGACAGCAACCGACATGACACCCCTGATTGACTAATGCAGCTGTTCTTAACCTTTTTGCGAGTACGACCCACTTTTAAGAATGATGCCCAATGTTGCGCACTACTCACTCAGTGGGATGGTTGGTCTTTGATAGAGGATGAGGCAGCCCAAAAGACCATGACTCTGTCTCTATACCTGTTCTTCAGCTACACCAACGCTGAAAAATCAGCCTCACAGAGATAGGTCGAAGTGAATGGGAGAGTTTTTTTCATTGCCATGTCACTAAGTTCGTATATCCAAAAATCCACCAGTGGTGTCCCTACAGTATAGAAATAAAAGTTTTCCACTGACCCCCTTGCTACCGCTTCGCGACCCCCCAGGTGGTCGACCCCAGATTAAGAACCGCTGGATTAATACTAAGTAGGTTACTAATTTTGGCATCAGTATCCGAATCTGTATCGACGAGAATAAAAGAAATCAGGTATTAGTACTTGTATTcagtctgagaaaaaaaatggcatcAATGCATGGGGTGTTTCACAATAAATCTGAATTGAGTCATTCTCCCcagattatttaacattttttaaatgacatgcaTGTAATTGAGTaagcaagtaagtaagtaagtaaataaatatttttataagttcatatgtttaatttatatggCGGTTTTCTGAAACTCAAGGTTGCTTTACAATTGACTACAAAGCAGTCAAACTCACCTCACAGAACATAGGCAGCTTTTTGGCGAAGTCCACCACTCGGGTGATGGCTGGGGTGATGATTTTTGTAAACTGACTGAAGGCTTCGATGTCCACCTTGCTGCCCTCCGGTGTGCTGACGATCGTCCCCTGACCTATGTCTTCAGCCTGAAATGATAGGAAATGGGAGGAGCAGAGTGCTTAGCAACAGCATGACTGGCAGCTAATGCACCATTTCCACTTGGACATTTCAGACATTGGACACATTAAGTCCTCACTCCCTTCTAAATAGCATGAGAAAAGGAGACAGAATCACAaagcacactgcaaaaaaaaaaaaaagtctgaggTGCCCAAGTTATTCCgaagaaaaggaggaggaggagaagaagaaggaaactTAAACGATAGGACGACCAGAGGAAGTGGGAGCAGAGCTGTTCCTTATAGATCTCTCTCTTATAGCGGTGTCTTTGACTAGGGTTATTCACTGATATAGtgagagttgttgtttttttcttggtaAATTTACATTATGCCCTTCTGACCAGGAATAACGTGAAAGATGAAGCATGGAAAGGACCAGATTGAGGAAAGAGCAGACAGGGGTGCTGAGTACAGCGCAAAAACCCAGCCTTCgacctctttctttctcttttggccttgtttttttcccccctgttccATTGCTATAATGCGCTCAGTACAGCTATCCCTTAAGCTTTCCTCTCCTGTGTACACCCTCAGTCTGACACAGCGAGCACAGCACTacacaaacatggcaaacaGATGCTTCAAGCATTTAGCACATCAAtctattcacaaaaataaaaatgaaacaaacaaacaaaaaaaaaaaagacagaatggAAGCAGCCGACAATTTCATAGAGCGCCTTTTTGGgtaaatcaaaatcaaaatcacAACAGCTCAAATGAATTTGGTTCTATTGGTTCTTACCTTGGTTTCCTTCACCCCCACTGCACTCTGGTCAGAAGTATAGAATAAATTACAAGTTATTTCATTAAGTAGCATTGCTTCCTCGACCTGTTGGGCAATCAACAGGGATCGTGAAGTTTCAATGAAGAACCCGAGTCAAGCCaactaaaagaaaaacaagttgAAACTGAGGACAGATGAGACAGTGCAGACAGAAACAAAGTGAGGTCATGGGATTGCGTGGTGTTTCCATGGAGTTTAGGATGTTAGGCACCGTAATCAGATACACAGTGGCCAAATAAGAGTGATAATCACGACTAAGATCAACCCATCTAAGATATCCACCTTATTTTTCAAGCTGATTTGTTAACACAGAAAGTATGTGTCCTACTGTCACTActttatcaaaataaaaatccaaaatataatTTGAAGGCATATGGATTTGTTAGTTGATCTGGCATGGAAACCCACAGCAAGGTCCTGAGACAGACATCAATCTGTAGAGGACAGTTAGAATTCAAAGAAAACACGGGAAAAGCAAATTGGTTAGAGACCGAAAACATGAGGACAGGAGGAAACGGAAAATTAGAGGAAGGCAGAAAAAGCCTGAGCACTTCAGTAGATTGATTTGGTTGTACTGACTGAGGAAAACTGAGCTTGAGAATAAAGCAAAAGAGGCAGATAAAACTGTAAAAAGATGTTCCATTAAAGTTAGTGCTGCTGCCTTTGTGGAACAGTCTCCAGCATCCAGCTAACACTCCCCCACTCTACAAGATACAAAAAACATGGACATATTAATATAGGGAAAAACAGTGAGGATGGGAATTGGGAAATGTCGGACAAATGTAATGGGGTGTAATAACTGGGGAAAGGGAACCGGGAAGGTAGAAATGAGAAATGGGGAACTGGGAAGGGCGTCTGGCAGGTGGGAAATGGGAGGAACGAGCTGGAAAGCATGGTTTGGCTGGTGGGAAATGGGAAGAGGGGTCTGGCTGGTGGGAAATGGGAAGAATGAACTGGGAAGCATGGTCTGGCAGGTGGGAAATAGGAAGAATGTTCTGGCAGGTGGGAAATGGGAAGAGGGGTCTGGTGGGTGGGAAAGGGGAAGAATGAAATGGGAAGCATGGTCTGGCTGGTGGGAAATGGGAAGAGGGGTCTGGCTGGTGGGAAATGGACAGAATGAACTGGGAAGCATGGTCTGGTAGGTGGGAAATGGGAAGACTGAACTGGGAAGTATGATCTGGCAAGTGGGAAATGGGAAGAGGGGTCTGGCAGGTGGGAAATGGGAAGAATGAACTCGGAAGAATGGTCTGGCAGGTGGGAAATGGGAAGAGGGTAAGGCGGGTGGGAAAGGGGAAGAATGAAGAGGGAAGCATGGTCTAGTAGGTGGGAAATAAGAAGAGGGGTCTGCCGAGTGAGAAATGGCAAGAATGAACTGGGAAGCATGGTCTGGCAGGTGGGAAATAAGAAGAGGGGTCTGGCAAGTGGGAAATGGGAAGAATGAACTGGGAAGCATGGTCTGGCGGGTGGGAAATGGGAAGAATGAACTGGGAAGCATGGTCTGGCGGGTGGGAAATGGGAAGAATGAACTGGTAAGTATGGTCTTGCAGGTGGGAAATAGGAACAATCAACTGGGATCCGGAAAAATGTTTGTTGGGGCCTGGGATGTAAGAAATGGAGTGAAGGACAGGGAGTTTGGAAATTGGAAATTGGCAGGCAACTGGGAACTGGGAATTGGGGAAGGAACGTATGTACTGGATGGAGGACCAAACAAGACACAAAACATGACTACGATGCTGGTTTGGGGGAGGAGATGAATTCTCACCAGGAATTTGCGTTTCTGTTTCCAGTGGTTGCCCTGTGCGTTGGTGGACATGTGGGCCTCAGTGACGACGCGGATCAGCTCCCATTCCTCCTGCGACGGCTCAGGTCGCTCCCACACCATCTTCTGCATCTCCTCACGCTTCCGCCGCTCTCGGTTCTCCTCAATCAGCTTCCGTTTGGCCAGACGCTTGCTGTCATCCAGCACCACTGAAGGGAGGGAAAGGTGGATCGATTGATTCATTTGTACGGTTTTAAATTGGCAAGGTTACTCTTGATAATCTCATGACTTGATCCATGACTAAACATTATCAAACAAGCAGACAAACTGATTGAAGCAACTGCACCGTATAAAAGTCTTCTTAATTATCAAATATCTGTGAAGTAGATCGGCTGGTCGAGTTTTTATCGTGGTCCAAGACCAACTTCGCCAtgatgatatactgtatatcaattCACTCTATCTATCACGTGAAAGAAGAGAATTCCTCTCTGTTTTGGATATAGTTTCAGAAATGAGCAATTTTAGTTAGCTTTCCTTATCTCCTTTTAAAGAAAGAATCTAAAACCCATATTTCAGGGCTACAATCCAATCTCATGGTcatagattattattttatgaccACAAGGTACTAAAGTTGTGGACATAAATTATATAACTTGAGTCCATAATACATGGCCTCCAGGTAATGACCTCCAACCTGGCGAGAATTTGCTTAAGGTGACGTGGGCTAATAGTATATCCATGTCCCAATGCGAGAGACTCCACTGTCTTTATGCGTCATTCCAAGATTGATTACAAGTGTAATATTATTAATCGTCTCAACGCTTCACTTCCTGCTGCCGCAGTGGTCTAATTCAATGGATTTCCCTGTACCTCACTCATTTTAAATTACAATAGTTGCTATGAGAAATGTAATTTGTTGCTGCAGTATATTAATTTGTGGCCATATGTTagtaaaaaaaccaaacaaaccacCATGTCATCTCACTGAAAAAATAATGATGCACTAAATCACAGCTGATAGCTGCATACGAATAACACTGCTGCAAACGACCACAGGTTAATTCATTCAATGAGTTGCTTTTTTTAAGTTCCtagttcatttgttttcatgaGTCTTTAGACTAGAGCCCCTATCTTGAGTTTCCATCTCTGTAAAATATgcaaacattttcctgtattattctatatgtatatttcacATAGGCCTGTTGCATTAAATATGATTACTGTACACAGAGAACACTCACAGTCGGTCGCCATTCCAACAGCAATGCATTTCTTGAAGCGGCATTCCTGGCACTGGTTCCGCGTGACTTTGTCGATTACACATTTCCCCTCGTATTTACATGCATAGGTTGGGTTCAGGTTCTTCTGGATCGTACGCCTGAAAAAACCCTGGAAAAAGGGAGAACATAAATATGTTTTCTGGCTGTATCTCTTAGCAACTTTGTCAACTCACAGTAAACTGTCTGATAAACATCCGAGATGTGTGACCAGTCTAGAGGTGATATTAGACATTATAACAATCCCTGTGTATTGCCTGAGTCTGATTAGTCAATAAATGGTTATTTTTCTAGAATATAGCAGCTCTgactgcaaggtttatattagtgTATATTAGGTATACATGAATCTTATAGTAACAcaacacagggacttgtatgttGGATGCTCCtcataaacaaattaaaatgtgtaattgttgatatggtgaagtctTGGTGTGAGGACATTGTGGCAGCGGGGGCGTAGTCGATCATCAGCTGTGGACGGAGAGGAGGCGGGTCGAACCGGCAGGTAACGCATGATGATTCTCGCCTGTGTCTTATTAGCCCAAGTTTacttctgtgtgtctctttgtgCCTTCAGGATCCCCCATGACaggcaagagagagagctgagCAGCACTGAGCcgtgggtgtgcgtgcgtgcgtacgtgtgtatgtgtaagtattacactaaaaaaataaaaagctgttcGAGTTCGAGTTCAAGCCTGCATCCCGTTTCCTCATTTCCCGCCAAACCGAAGAGAACTGTTACAGAgatgtttatataacatttttggaaggagtctcctgtATTAGCGCTAAACAGTTCGAAGTAAAGCTATAACgtacgtcttcaggacagagggctttgtGATTTCatggtaacatgacaaacagtgtttttttgtcttattaactccaagagagagagaaaaaagacagactGGTAACTGTTCATAGCTGCTTGTTAACATGCTAACTTGTTTCGCCGACgttccacaatgttaaatgtaactatgagtGGATAAAAAGACGTGTTGCTccgtaataaataaaaaaagttcagtGTTGAGAAGTTGCTGTGGTATtggaggaataaagcacttcggTATACATTACTGATTCCTACCTTGCAGCCCTCACAGGTGATACACCGGTAATGGTATCCTGTCGCTTTGTctccacacactacacaaagTTCGTCCCTGTCCAGGTAACTTGGTATGTACCCTGAAAAGGACACACAAATAGCAAACATCTACATTAGGAATAAGGAATTCTTACATGTGGCACTGAAAAAGTATCAGTATGTAGTAATGTTCAACTaattcaaacaaataaaatttcatggcttttttttttttctcgaaaGGAATTAAAGATGCCATtcatataaataagaaatgcAAAATATTGGAAGAGCAGaccaaaaaagtaaaaataagttCTAACATAACAACAAAAAGTTCAAAGGTAACAATAAAAAAGAGGCAATGTTACGATTGAGCTTTACCAGGAAAACAAAATCGTGGAAACTACTAATTGTGATTCAAGtaccacatacagtacagatCGATAAAGTGGTGCGAAGCAAGCTGAGCTAAATCCTCAATGCTCATGCAGAGCACAGAAGCTCCAGAACATGACTCAATAATTCCTATGATCAATAAGAGCACATAAGAGGTCCTTGCGTCAGTAAGACCAGGCCATCTGCTCCTGTACATGTGCCTCAACTGCCATTCTGGGAAATCAATATACTATACAAcgtatacaacacacacacacacacacacacacacacacacacacacacacacacacacacacacaaaagtcaaAGACTACTTATATCATTTTGGTGTATCTCACTCAAGCCACAACACTTTCATTAATTACTCTTAATTTAAGTGAGGAcctgctttaataataataataataataataataataataataataataagtatagtaatcaataataataataataataataataatagtaataatgataataataaaaagaaaacatccaCTACAAAGGATGTAacaatatataacaataaaGAAATGGGAGATTTAATACTGTTAATGATATGCCAAATCCcccctaaacaaacaaacaaacaaacaaacaaataacagcACAAAATAGGGGAATTGGGTAAAGCAAAGGggtattgggggaaaaaaacagtagtCTATTTCTTAAAACAATTTAAGAAAACAATTGTATTGTTGCATTGTATTTCTACAatgttaaaaattattaaaaaataggTTTCTCTAACCAAATAAGTGCGTACATTATAAAAGTTTTGCACTTATCACAATGTCATTTCTTTCATCTCTACTCACTACTATGTGCGTGCGTCACAATCTAGAAGTGCTTCATCAGTACCTTTCTTATGTGACACCTGTATCCACTGCATCTGAGAAAAGTCTGGCCTGCCATCAGAGAAGTACTCAGGCTGCTGGTAGTGGCTAAGCGGTACCTCCATGGCGCAGAACTCGCTCTTAAACGCCGGGTTGCTGCCTGGATAAGTGCCTGGGTACATGCCAGGGTATGGCTGGCTGGGCGGCCAGGCCTGTTCCAAGCAAGGAGGGTTGTGGTGTAGCGGCTGAGACTCGCAATGGCCAAAAGTGGACCCGTCGCCACCGTACATACAATATTCACCTCCGCCTGGTACCGTGTAGCCTCCGGCCATGCCATGTGGCATCTCATACATGTCCGGCATACAGTAATTCATCCCTATGCTCTTTTAAGgcacaacaataacaaaagctGTGTAGTTATTACCACAGAAAGCTCATCCGTTCTAAGGTTTGAGAAACGGCTCACGGAGCGACATGTACAAACAAATGTGTACTGCTATCAGTGCTGACCTATTCAATTTGAATACCGGTCCGACAAATTTTTCGTTGGCGGACGTGCATAAGAACTATTCCTTACATACGCTGTActtctgaaaaaaataagaacacTAAGTGTTCTGAACTTCATCAGATACAAACTCTTGGACATGCATCAGCAAAAAAGTCAGGCAAACGCcaatggtgtgaaaaatacCCAGAGGACACACGGCTTTATATATGACGAATGACCCACCCCATTTCACCTACCCCTTGTCCGGCCAAACTGGGAGGCAGATTTATGACAATGTGTTCTTCTAATCTGACGCTGGACAAATCCTGGAAACAGAGCTTGCTCAGATTAGAGCCAATCGTAATGTTCTTCACCGGCATCTTGACAGTGCTATCAATGAGACGGATGAGTGTTTTATCATCAATACTAATAACTATAACGAGCAAACTTCGACAAAGGATTACAGTCAATCCTCCTAAAAGTCAACGTGCCTAGTTACACTCCATGACCTCATATGATGTGAATCAGTGCTAATCCATAT
It encodes:
- the LOC108272791 gene encoding thyroid hormone receptor beta isoform X1, whose protein sequence is MSGYIPSYLDRDELCVVCGDKATGYHYRCITCEGCKGFFRRTIQKNLNPTYACKYEGKCVIDKVTRNQCQECRFKKCIAVGMATDLVLDDSKRLAKRKLIEENRERRKREEMQKMVWERPEPSQEEWELIRVVTEAHMSTNAQGNHWKQKRKFLVEEAMLLNEITCNLFYTSDQSAVGVKETKAEDIGQGTIVSTPEGSKVDIEAFSQFTKIITPAITRVVDFAKKLPMFCELPCEDQIILLKGCCMEIMSLRAAVRYDSESETLTLNGEMAVTRGQLKNGGLGVVSDAIFDLGVSLSSFNLDDSEVALLQAVILLSSDRPGLTSADRIERCQEEFLLAFEHYVNYRKHKVAHFWPKLLMKVTDLRMIGACHASRFLHMKVECPTELFPPLFLEVFED
- the LOC108272791 gene encoding thyroid hormone receptor beta isoform X2, giving the protein MSGYIPSYLDRDELCVVCGDKATGYHYRCITCEGCKGFFRRTIQKNLNPTYACKYEGKCVIDKVTRNQCQECRFKKCIAVGMATDLVLDDSKRLAKRKLIEENRERRKREEMQKMVWERPEPSQEEWELIRVVTEAHMSTNAQGNHWKQKRKFLSAVGVKETKAEDIGQGTIVSTPEGSKVDIEAFSQFTKIITPAITRVVDFAKKLPMFCELPCEDQIILLKGCCMEIMSLRAAVRYDSESETLTLNGEMAVTRGQLKNGGLGVVSDAIFDLGVSLSSFNLDDSEVALLQAVILLSSDRPGLTSADRIERCQEEFLLAFEHYVNYRKHKVAHFWPKLLMKVTDLRMIGACHASRFLHMKVECPTELFPPLFLEVFED
- the LOC108272791 gene encoding thyroid hormone receptor beta isoform X3 is translated as MSGYIPSYLDRDELCVVCGDKATGYHYRCITCEGCKGFFRRTIQKNLNPTYACKYEGKCVIDKVTRNQCQECRFKKCIAVGMATDLVLDDSKRLAKRKLIEENRERRKREEMQKMVWERPEPSQEEWELIRVVTEAHMSTNAQGNHWKQKRKFLAEDIGQGTIVSTPEGSKVDIEAFSQFTKIITPAITRVVDFAKKLPMFCELPCEDQIILLKGCCMEIMSLRAAVRYDSESETLTLNGEMAVTRGQLKNGGLGVVSDAIFDLGVSLSSFNLDDSEVALLQAVILLSSDRPGLTSADRIERCQEEFLLAFEHYVNYRKHKVAHFWPKLLMKVTDLRMIGACHASRFLHMKVECPTELFPPLFLEVFED